In Kaistella faecalis, a genomic segment contains:
- a CDS encoding arginine decarboxylase has protein sequence MKIKYSELIDQTLYFPTEEFNVSENTLQFHDIPLMEVVEKFGTPLKFNYLPKISTNIQRAKAWFKEAIEKNDYKKGYTYCYCTKSSQFAFVVEEALKNDISLETSSAYDMDIIKSLYEKGKYGKDVEVICNGFKTDDYLAKISDLINSGFQNIIPILDNYRELDKLTESIDSTFNIGIRIASEEEPKFEFYTSRLGIGYKDIIPYYSQKIAEHPNARLKMLHFFINTGIKDTAYYWNELYKCLRVYARLKKIAPEVDSLNIGGGFPIKTSLNFDYDYQYMVNEIVSQIKKFCEEEGVEEPNIYTEFGSFTVGESGGHLYKIISQKRQNDREKWNMIDSSFMTTLPDTWAISRHFIMLPLNRWEDTYERVFLGGLTCDSDDYYNSEQHTNAIYLPVFSDTKPLYIGFFHTGAYQETIGGYGGVHHCLMPQPRHILINKDEDGNFTYEVFREEQRPEEVLKLLGY, from the coding sequence ATGAAAATTAAATATTCAGAACTAATTGACCAAACCCTGTATTTCCCGACTGAAGAATTCAACGTTTCGGAAAATACACTTCAGTTTCACGATATTCCTTTGATGGAGGTCGTCGAGAAGTTTGGTACACCTTTGAAATTTAATTATCTGCCGAAAATTTCCACCAATATTCAGCGTGCAAAGGCCTGGTTTAAAGAAGCCATCGAAAAGAACGATTATAAAAAAGGCTATACGTACTGTTACTGTACCAAGTCGAGCCAGTTTGCTTTTGTGGTAGAAGAAGCTTTGAAAAATGATATTTCTCTTGAAACTTCTTCGGCTTATGATATGGATATCATTAAGTCGCTTTACGAAAAAGGCAAGTACGGCAAAGACGTTGAGGTGATTTGTAACGGTTTTAAAACCGACGATTATCTGGCGAAAATTTCTGATTTAATTAACAGCGGTTTTCAAAACATCATTCCGATTCTTGACAATTACCGCGAACTTGATAAACTGACCGAAAGTATTGATTCAACCTTCAATATCGGAATCCGAATTGCTTCTGAAGAAGAACCTAAATTTGAATTCTACACCTCCAGATTAGGGATTGGGTACAAAGATATTATCCCCTATTACAGCCAGAAAATTGCGGAACATCCGAATGCGAGGCTTAAGATGCTTCACTTTTTCATCAACACCGGAATCAAGGATACTGCGTATTACTGGAACGAATTGTATAAATGTCTCCGCGTGTATGCAAGACTTAAAAAAATTGCTCCGGAAGTGGATTCCCTCAATATCGGCGGTGGCTTTCCGATTAAAACTTCTTTGAATTTTGATTATGATTACCAGTATATGGTGAACGAAATCGTTTCGCAGATCAAAAAATTCTGTGAAGAAGAAGGCGTTGAGGAACCAAATATTTATACCGAATTCGGTAGTTTTACCGTTGGCGAAAGTGGCGGACATCTTTACAAAATTATTTCCCAGAAACGCCAGAACGACAGGGAAAAATGGAATATGATCGACTCCTCTTTTATGACGACTTTGCCTGATACATGGGCGATCTCCAGACACTTTATCATGTTGCCGCTCAACCGTTGGGAAGATACTTACGAAAGAGTTTTCTTAGGAGGCTTAACCTGCGATTCCGACGATTATTATAATTCCGAACAGCATACGAACGCGATTTATCTGCCGGTTTTCAGCGACACAAAACCTTTGTATATTGGGTTTTTCCATACGGGGGCTTATCAGGAAACTATTGGCGGTTACGGCGGAGTACACCACTGCCTGATGCCACAGCCACGCCATATTCTAATCAATAAAGACGAGGACGGAAATTTCACCTACGAAGTGTTCCGCGAAGAACAGAGGCCGGAAGAAGTTTTGAAACTTTTAGGATATTAA
- a CDS encoding methyltransferase family protein → MIQIGNFFFKYRNQLFIVLYLLLFLPSPPLFGEDQFGRKFYWIPIVLGLLVTVCGQLIRGATIGLAYIVRGGKDKKVYADGLVTEGIFSHVRNPLYVGNILMLLGVGILANSLYFVAIVMPVFLFIYQCIVLAEENFLRGKFGEGFTEYTHHVNRWLPNFSGIGKTFSSMNFKWKRWLIKEYNTQFIWLSGIALILLFKYPHFTHDDDQLRNMLAIMSVLVFAVYYFSIRYMKKSKKWAE, encoded by the coding sequence ATGATACAGATTGGCAATTTTTTCTTTAAATACAGGAACCAACTTTTCATCGTTCTTTATCTTCTCCTGTTTCTTCCTTCGCCGCCACTGTTTGGTGAAGATCAGTTCGGACGGAAATTCTACTGGATTCCCATCGTTTTGGGGCTTTTGGTAACAGTTTGCGGACAGCTCATCCGCGGTGCAACGATTGGTTTGGCTTATATTGTTCGGGGTGGAAAAGACAAAAAGGTGTATGCGGATGGTTTGGTGACTGAAGGTATTTTCAGTCATGTCCGAAATCCGCTTTATGTTGGCAACATTCTCATGCTTCTCGGTGTCGGAATCTTGGCAAATTCCCTGTATTTTGTGGCGATTGTAATGCCGGTTTTTCTTTTTATTTACCAGTGTATCGTCTTGGCGGAAGAAAATTTCCTTCGCGGCAAGTTTGGCGAAGGATTTACTGAGTATACCCATCATGTAAACCGCTGGCTTCCCAATTTTTCGGGAATCGGCAAAACTTTTTCCTCTATGAATTTCAAATGGAAAAGATGGCTGATTAAAGAATACAATACCCAATTTATCTGGCTTTCTGGAATTGCACTTATTCTGCTTTTTAAATATCCGCATTTTACGCACGATGATGATCAACTCAGAAATATGTTAGCGATCATGTCGGTGCTTGTTTTTGCAGTGTATTATTTCAGTATCCGGTACATGAAGAAATCTAAAAAATGGGCTGAATAA
- a CDS encoding cob(I)yrinic acid a,c-diamide adenosyltransferase, translating to MKIYTKTGDKGETALYGGTRVSKASARVESYGTIDELNSFIGFAKTEIKDGKVLAQLKKIQFDLFTVGSESATPTDKLTLANGKSRLSLVISDTEIEELENWMDDFEEELQPLQYFILPGGGKAATSLHICRTVCRRAERSLVFLNETEEVRPELIKYLNRLSDYLFVLARYISKINNESEEYWNPNDR from the coding sequence ATGAAAATCTACACCAAAACAGGTGATAAAGGCGAAACAGCCTTATATGGTGGAACCAGAGTTTCCAAAGCATCGGCCAGAGTAGAATCCTACGGAACAATCGATGAACTTAATTCATTTATTGGTTTTGCAAAAACTGAAATCAAAGATGGTAAAGTTTTGGCGCAGCTCAAAAAAATTCAGTTTGATTTATTTACGGTGGGTTCCGAATCTGCAACGCCGACCGATAAATTGACTTTAGCCAACGGAAAATCGCGTTTATCATTGGTGATTTCAGACACTGAAATCGAAGAATTAGAAAACTGGATGGACGATTTCGAAGAAGAATTGCAGCCGCTACAATATTTCATTCTTCCCGGCGGTGGAAAAGCTGCAACATCACTCCATATTTGCCGCACGGTTTGCAGAAGAGCCGAACGCAGCTTAGTTTTTTTGAATGAAACCGAAGAAGTTCGTCCTGAACTCATCAAATATCTGAACCGACTTTCGGATTACCTGTTTGTGTTGGCAAGGTATATTTCTAAAATTAATAATGAGTCAGAAGAATACTGGAATCCAAATGACCGGTAA
- a CDS encoding valine--tRNA ligase: MQISDKYSPQETENKWYSYWLENNYFHSEPNEKPPYTIVIPPPNVTGILHMGHMLNNTIQDVLVRRARMQGFNACWVPGTDHASIATEAKVVAKLKSEGINKSDITREEFLKHAWDWTDKYGGTILEQLKKLGCSCDWERTRFTMEPKLSQQVIKSFVDLYNKGLIYRGYRMVNWDPEAKTNISDEEVIFKEQNGKLYYLIYKIEGTEDFLSVATTRPETIFGDTAVCINPNDERYAHLKGKNVVVPIANRVIPIIEDDYVDIEFGTGALKITPAHDTNDYEIGQRHGLAMIDSLDDDANLNSHGLHYAGKNRFEVRKAIAKELEEKGLLLKAEDYVNKVGTSERTGAVIEPKVSVQWFLKMSEIAKPALDVVMNDEVKFHPEKFKNTYKHWMENIRDWNISRQLWWGQQIPAYFYGEGENDFVVAETIEEALELAKQKSQISDLKISDLTQDEDVLDTWFSSWLWPISVFDGMLDTENKEIDYYYPTSDLVTGPDIIFFWVARMIMAGLEYRNEVPFKNVYFTGIVRDKQRRKMSKSLGNSPDPIELIEKYGADGVRVGILLSSAAGNDLLFDEELMLQGRNFATKIWNAYKLTQGWSQDESMKANESDRQAIEWFGNQMDKTIAEIADQFEKFRISDALHLVYKLVWDDFCAWYLEVVKPAFGQPISKEVYDQTIAYFEELMKMLHPFMPFLSEELWQNIAERSPENALVITQQRKSKPFSEELIKNFEISKEMISGVRNYRQSKGISPREVVEVFTNAESFSNENLVKKLANISDINFARKTDKPSFTFLVGGTEISIPLSENLDLAEEKTKTEEELKYLKGFLISVEKKLSNEKFVANAKPEIVDAERKKQQDAQDKIALLEEKMKTL; the protein is encoded by the coding sequence ATGCAGATTTCAGACAAATACAGCCCGCAGGAAACGGAAAACAAGTGGTACAGTTACTGGCTCGAAAATAACTATTTCCATTCAGAGCCCAATGAAAAGCCTCCTTATACCATTGTAATTCCGCCGCCAAATGTAACCGGAATTCTTCACATGGGTCACATGCTGAACAATACTATTCAGGATGTATTGGTAAGACGCGCCAGAATGCAGGGTTTCAACGCGTGTTGGGTTCCGGGAACAGATCACGCATCGATTGCTACGGAAGCTAAAGTGGTAGCAAAACTGAAGTCTGAAGGAATCAACAAATCGGATATCACAAGAGAAGAATTCCTGAAACACGCCTGGGACTGGACCGACAAATATGGCGGAACCATACTCGAACAGCTTAAAAAGCTTGGTTGCTCCTGCGACTGGGAAAGAACCCGTTTTACTATGGAACCGAAGCTTTCTCAGCAGGTAATCAAATCTTTCGTTGATCTGTACAACAAAGGTTTAATTTACAGAGGCTACCGTATGGTCAACTGGGATCCGGAAGCGAAAACCAATATTTCCGATGAAGAGGTAATCTTTAAGGAACAGAATGGTAAACTTTATTATTTAATATATAAAATTGAGGGAACTGAAGATTTTCTTTCAGTGGCAACCACGCGTCCGGAAACAATTTTCGGGGACACCGCAGTCTGCATCAATCCTAATGATGAAAGATATGCGCACTTAAAAGGTAAAAATGTAGTAGTTCCGATTGCAAACCGTGTAATACCGATTATTGAAGATGATTATGTCGATATCGAATTCGGAACAGGAGCTTTGAAAATTACGCCGGCTCACGATACGAACGATTACGAAATCGGTCAGCGTCATGGTTTGGCAATGATCGATTCTTTGGATGATGATGCCAATTTAAACAGCCACGGACTGCATTACGCAGGAAAAAACCGTTTCGAAGTTAGAAAAGCCATCGCGAAAGAACTTGAAGAAAAAGGACTTTTGCTGAAAGCTGAAGATTATGTAAACAAAGTAGGAACTTCCGAGAGAACAGGAGCCGTGATTGAACCTAAAGTTTCCGTTCAGTGGTTCCTTAAAATGTCGGAAATTGCAAAACCTGCCTTAGATGTGGTGATGAATGATGAGGTGAAATTTCACCCTGAAAAATTCAAAAACACCTACAAACACTGGATGGAAAACATCCGCGACTGGAATATTTCACGTCAGTTATGGTGGGGACAGCAGATTCCGGCCTATTTCTATGGTGAAGGAGAAAACGATTTCGTGGTTGCCGAAACCATTGAAGAAGCTCTGGAGTTAGCTAAACAGAAATCTCAAATCTCAGATCTAAAAATTTCAGATCTAACACAGGACGAAGATGTCCTCGATACATGGTTCTCTTCCTGGTTATGGCCAATTTCCGTTTTTGATGGAATGCTCGATACCGAAAATAAAGAAATCGATTATTATTATCCGACTTCTGACCTTGTAACCGGTCCCGATATTATTTTCTTCTGGGTGGCACGGATGATTATGGCAGGTTTGGAATACAGAAACGAAGTTCCCTTCAAAAATGTGTATTTCACAGGAATCGTACGGGATAAGCAAAGACGCAAAATGTCGAAATCGCTTGGTAACTCTCCGGATCCTATTGAACTGATTGAAAAATATGGTGCTGATGGAGTTCGTGTAGGGATTCTATTGAGTTCGGCTGCCGGAAACGATTTGCTTTTCGATGAAGAGTTAATGCTCCAGGGCCGTAATTTTGCAACCAAAATCTGGAATGCCTATAAACTCACCCAAGGCTGGTCTCAGGACGAAAGCATGAAAGCAAACGAATCCGACAGGCAGGCAATCGAATGGTTCGGAAACCAAATGGATAAAACCATTGCCGAAATTGCCGATCAGTTCGAAAAATTTAGAATTTCAGATGCTTTACATCTTGTTTACAAACTTGTTTGGGATGATTTCTGCGCCTGGTATCTGGAAGTGGTGAAACCGGCATTCGGTCAGCCCATTTCCAAAGAAGTTTATGATCAGACAATTGCATATTTCGAGGAATTAATGAAAATGCTCCATCCTTTCATGCCGTTTTTATCTGAGGAATTATGGCAGAATATCGCTGAACGTTCACCGGAAAATGCACTGGTAATTACGCAGCAAAGAAAATCCAAGCCTTTCAGTGAGGAACTTATCAAAAACTTTGAAATCTCAAAAGAAATGATTTCCGGGGTAAGAAATTACCGCCAGAGCAAAGGAATTTCACCAAGAGAAGTGGTTGAAGTTTTCACCAACGCAGAATCTTTCAGCAATGAAAATCTCGTGAAAAAATTAGCGAATATTTCTGACATTAATTTTGCACGAAAGACCGATAAACCTAGTTTTACTTTTCTGGTGGGCGGAACAGAAATTTCTATTCCGTTAAGCGAAAACCTTGATCTTGCTGAAGAAAAAACCAAAACCGAGGAAGAATTAAAATACCTGAAAGGTTTCCTGATTTCAGTTGAGAAAAAACTTTCTAACGAAAAATTTGTGGCTAACGCAAAACCTGAGATTGTAGATGCTGAGCGTAAAAAACAGCAGGATGCACAGGATAAGATTGCCTTATTGGAAGAAAAGATGAAAACGCTCTAA
- the cmoA gene encoding carboxy-S-adenosyl-L-methionine synthase CmoA: MGETQNNDEVFREKLDQLNDFEFNDKVAGVFDDMVNRSVPYYDEMQRMTSELVKDFARKGSLVYDLGCSTGTTMILMDKTVNPEIKFVGIDDSEEMLGKCREKLSRFNLHREIDLKVADLTQNVPVENASAVTMVLVLQFIRPIHRLDIVRKIYEGLNKGGAFILIEKILTEEKSFNRSFIDYYYEFKRRNNYSELEISQKREALENVLIPYKLSENLNMLKEAGFEEFEVFFKWYNFAGIIAKKI; the protein is encoded by the coding sequence ATGGGCGAAACACAAAATAATGATGAGGTTTTCCGCGAAAAACTCGATCAGCTGAATGACTTTGAGTTCAATGATAAGGTTGCTGGTGTTTTTGACGATATGGTAAACCGATCGGTACCTTATTATGATGAAATGCAGCGGATGACCAGCGAACTGGTAAAAGATTTTGCCAGAAAAGGTTCATTGGTTTATGATTTGGGCTGCTCTACAGGAACTACCATGATTTTGATGGATAAAACTGTAAATCCTGAAATAAAATTTGTGGGAATTGATGATTCCGAAGAAATGCTCGGCAAATGCCGGGAAAAACTCAGCAGGTTTAATCTGCACCGCGAAATCGATTTAAAGGTAGCCGATTTAACCCAAAATGTACCGGTTGAAAACGCTTCGGCAGTAACCATGGTGTTGGTACTTCAGTTCATTCGACCCATTCACCGACTGGATATTGTGAGGAAAATTTACGAAGGCTTGAATAAAGGCGGTGCGTTCATCTTGATCGAAAAAATTCTTACCGAAGAAAAATCCTTTAACCGAAGTTTTATTGATTATTATTACGAATTCAAACGGCGGAATAATTACAGTGAACTCGAAATTTCCCAGAAACGTGAAGCCCTGGAGAATGTGTTAATTCCCTATAAACTGAGCGAAAATTTAAATATGTTGAAAGAGGCGGGTTTTGAAGAATTTGAAGTCTTTTTCAAATGGTATAATTTCGCCGGAATCATCGCAAAAAAAATATAA
- a CDS encoding thiamine diphosphokinase translates to MSQKNTGIQMTGKALLFINGVPPKNLPETEDYAMIACSDGAFHYLKEKNFPLDKLDFISGDFDSHLGSDEAIYHDRFIFTPDQDKTDFHKSLEIIQERGITAVDVYGGSGGEMDHFLGNLTVAFLFKNELEITFYDEFSTYFFAPKNLILENVRGKTISLYPFPLTENITTKGLNWPLNNDTLDLSKRIGTRNFASEETVVINYGKGDLVVFVEN, encoded by the coding sequence ATGAGTCAGAAGAATACTGGAATCCAAATGACCGGTAAAGCATTACTTTTCATCAATGGAGTTCCACCGAAAAATCTTCCGGAGACGGAAGATTATGCTATGATTGCCTGTTCGGACGGGGCTTTTCATTATTTGAAGGAGAAAAATTTTCCGCTCGATAAGCTAGATTTTATTTCGGGTGATTTCGATTCGCATTTAGGAAGCGATGAAGCAATTTATCACGACAGATTTATTTTCACGCCGGACCAGGACAAAACCGATTTTCATAAATCTTTGGAAATTATTCAGGAAAGGGGAATCACTGCTGTCGATGTTTACGGTGGAAGTGGAGGCGAAATGGATCATTTTCTCGGGAACTTAACCGTGGCTTTTCTTTTTAAAAATGAATTGGAGATTACTTTTTACGATGAGTTTTCAACCTATTTTTTTGCGCCGAAAAACTTGATATTAGAGAATGTGAGAGGAAAAACTATTTCGCTTTACCCATTTCCTCTCACAGAAAATATTACCACTAAAGGATTAAACTGGCCTTTGAATAACGATACTCTCGATCTTTCAAAACGAATAGGTACCCGCAATTTTGCTTCCGAAGAAACGGTGGTTATTAATTACGGGAAAGGCGACTTAGTGGTGTTTGTGGAGAATTAA
- a CDS encoding DUF5808 domain-containing protein — translation MEKDNLESNSGKWIWGIFYYNKEDDRIFPPKRIPWMGWTVNFANWKSIAALVAMLAFFYFVIFMIERNS, via the coding sequence ATGGAAAAAGATAATTTAGAAAGTAATTCCGGAAAATGGATTTGGGGAATTTTTTATTACAATAAAGAAGACGACAGAATTTTTCCGCCCAAAAGAATTCCCTGGATGGGTTGGACTGTGAATTTCGCAAACTGGAAATCGATAGCAGCTCTAGTTGCAATGCTTGCTTTTTTCTACTTTGTGATATTCATGATTGAAAGAAACAGCTAA
- a CDS encoding alpha/beta fold hydrolase, producing MKELVLQTSDHFPISARIFEPEISNSKLLLINSATGVKQQVYFSFAKYFAEKGFTVITYDYRGIGESKPHKMKGFEASMRIWGTRDFKAVTGYIKENYPAYTKFCLGHSVGALILGMNEDSAIFKKFIFVATQDAYIGHLSWKVAITAALGFGLALPVAVILKGYFPAHRFGLGESLPKGSAYDWRTLILNRKSTSRLLEKIRKDYSKELNQETFIIHAEDDSWVTMKGMESLMNNSYPNLKKTYREIKVSESPKKEIGHINFFRSYNRNLWKIVSDKIQ from the coding sequence ATGAAAGAACTAGTTCTACAAACCTCAGATCATTTTCCGATCTCTGCCAGGATTTTCGAACCCGAAATTTCCAACAGTAAACTATTGCTCATCAATTCTGCCACCGGAGTAAAACAGCAGGTCTACTTTTCGTTCGCTAAATATTTCGCTGAAAAAGGATTTACTGTAATAACCTACGATTACAGAGGCATCGGCGAGTCGAAGCCCCATAAAATGAAAGGATTCGAAGCTTCGATGCGAATTTGGGGAACCAGGGATTTCAAAGCAGTGACAGGTTATATTAAAGAAAATTATCCGGCGTATACCAAATTCTGCCTCGGTCATTCGGTAGGTGCGCTGATTCTGGGCATGAACGAGGATTCTGCAATTTTTAAAAAATTTATTTTCGTGGCAACTCAGGATGCTTATATCGGTCATCTTTCCTGGAAAGTGGCGATTACTGCCGCCTTGGGTTTCGGTCTTGCACTTCCTGTCGCTGTTATTTTAAAAGGTTATTTTCCGGCCCATCGCTTTGGTTTGGGAGAGTCGCTGCCGAAGGGAAGCGCTTATGACTGGCGTACTTTAATTCTCAATCGGAAATCAACCAGCCGGCTTCTCGAAAAAATTAGGAAGGATTATTCTAAAGAACTAAATCAGGAAACTTTTATCATTCATGCCGAAGACGATTCGTGGGTAACAATGAAAGGAATGGAAAGCCTCATGAACAATTCATATCCCAATTTAAAGAAAACCTACCGGGAAATAAAAGTGTCAGAATCTCCGAAAAAAGAGATTGGTCACATCAATTTCTTCAGAAGTTATAACCGCAATCTCTGGAAGATTGTTTCAGATAAAATTCAATAA
- a CDS encoding HAD family hydrolase, protein MPLKAVLFDMDGVIVDTEPLHRKAYFKMFDDLGIEVPEELYTTFTGSSTKKVCSTLIEKFELQYSHEELASIKRSYFKHYFDTDSDFELLPGVKNLIENYFENGLKLILASSAHMNTINWVFKKFELEKYFLGKISGADLQESKPHPEIFITAAKMAGEPKENCMVIEDSTNGIEAAFSAGIFCVAYQSAHSSNQVYDKASLLVSDFSDIEFENIGKYF, encoded by the coding sequence ATGCCTTTAAAAGCAGTTCTTTTCGATATGGATGGTGTAATTGTGGATACGGAACCGCTTCACCGAAAAGCATATTTCAAAATGTTTGATGATTTGGGAATCGAAGTTCCGGAAGAATTGTACACCACTTTTACAGGCTCATCAACAAAAAAAGTCTGCAGCACCTTAATCGAAAAATTCGAATTGCAGTATTCGCACGAAGAGTTGGCCTCTATAAAACGCAGCTATTTTAAACACTATTTTGATACAGATAGTGATTTTGAACTTCTTCCCGGAGTCAAAAACCTCATTGAAAACTATTTTGAAAACGGCCTGAAACTCATTCTTGCATCTTCAGCTCACATGAATACCATCAACTGGGTTTTCAAAAAGTTTGAATTGGAAAAATATTTTCTCGGAAAGATCAGCGGTGCAGATTTACAGGAATCAAAACCTCATCCCGAAATCTTTATTACCGCTGCGAAAATGGCTGGCGAACCGAAGGAAAACTGTATGGTCATCGAAGATTCCACCAACGGAATTGAAGCTGCATTTTCTGCCGGAATTTTTTGTGTAGCTTACCAAAGTGCTCATTCGAGCAACCAGGTTTACGACAAGGCAAGCTTGCTGGTTTCGGATTTTTCGGATATTGAGTTTGAAAACATCGGGAAATATTTTTAA
- a CDS encoding ribokinase, which produces MNITSEQPKIIVVGSSSIDLVLNTEHHPKPNETVMAIKSESFFGGKGANQAVGTARLGASVYFIGCIGVDPFGQQILRNLVDEGVNVGYVAETEESATGTAYVTAAGGVNSIVVVPASNYCLKPQHIANAEKFFETADLVLLQLEIPMDVVEFTVELAKKNNVKVGIYASPAKELSVQVLESASFIVAKSNELSIVFGQEKREEILKKYANKLFVRDDSNSTTYFNGSEMKYYRNDHDSVLHKLGMGDAFVSGLSIALCHGNSVDESVKFGNDVSLKVTKNRGSQRGLPYLKDFAGQ; this is translated from the coding sequence ATGAATATCACTTCTGAACAACCGAAAATTATTGTTGTTGGCAGTTCTTCCATAGATTTGGTGCTGAATACTGAACATCACCCAAAACCTAATGAAACGGTGATGGCAATAAAATCGGAGAGTTTCTTTGGTGGCAAGGGTGCGAATCAGGCCGTAGGAACAGCAAGACTCGGTGCAAGCGTATATTTTATAGGTTGTATTGGTGTAGATCCTTTCGGACAGCAAATTCTCAGGAATCTGGTTGATGAAGGAGTGAATGTAGGTTATGTAGCCGAAACCGAAGAGTCCGCCACCGGAACGGCATATGTTACCGCTGCGGGTGGAGTAAATTCTATTGTCGTGGTTCCCGCGTCTAATTATTGCCTCAAACCACAACACATTGCCAATGCTGAAAAGTTTTTTGAAACTGCTGATTTGGTTTTGCTCCAACTTGAAATTCCGATGGATGTAGTTGAATTTACAGTCGAGTTAGCAAAGAAAAACAATGTAAAAGTTGGCATTTATGCTTCTCCGGCGAAAGAACTTTCAGTTCAGGTTTTGGAAAGCGCAAGTTTTATCGTAGCAAAGAGCAATGAATTATCCATTGTTTTCGGGCAGGAAAAACGGGAAGAGATTCTGAAAAAGTATGCGAACAAACTTTTTGTACGGGATGATTCAAATTCTACTACGTACTTCAACGGTTCCGAAATGAAATATTACAGGAACGATCACGATTCTGTACTTCACAAACTGGGCATGGGCGATGCTTTCGTCTCCGGTCTTTCGATTGCACTCTGTCACGGCAATTCTGTTGATGAATCAGTAAAATTCGGGAATGATGTTTCGCTGAAAGTAACCAAAAACAGAGGTTCACAACGCGGTCTGCCTTATCTTAAAGACTTCGCGGGACAATAA
- a CDS encoding DUF4241 domain-containing protein, with protein MTHLKNIAKLFNKNFVESPLIETFDGGKIHLSTGKIVACDPLITNDMAAFKINFPQGDFPVLVHKERESNCIAYVEIVFSDAQISEWKLATTEGQDIDELKGEEIFGYPVESGMGCFMDVETQDCLNHLETRLFHRKGAEFMGIYEEFFHEYFFDENGAIDQFAFLKPDDEKPGNIFAFETGYGEGFYASYIGFGVDGEPVKIVSEFIEIEVN; from the coding sequence ATGACTCACCTTAAAAATATCGCCAAACTTTTCAACAAAAATTTTGTTGAAAGTCCTTTGATTGAAACCTTCGATGGAGGAAAAATACATCTTTCCACCGGAAAAATCGTTGCCTGCGATCCTTTGATTACCAATGATATGGCTGCTTTTAAAATTAATTTCCCACAAGGTGATTTTCCGGTTTTGGTGCATAAAGAAAGGGAGAGCAACTGTATCGCGTATGTAGAAATCGTTTTCAGTGATGCGCAGATTTCTGAATGGAAACTTGCCACAACCGAGGGTCAGGATATCGATGAACTGAAAGGTGAGGAAATTTTCGGGTATCCCGTTGAAAGCGGGATGGGCTGTTTTATGGATGTTGAAACTCAGGATTGCCTCAATCATTTGGAAACAAGATTATTTCACCGAAAGGGCGCCGAGTTTATGGGAATTTACGAAGAATTTTTCCATGAATATTTTTTTGACGAAAATGGGGCTATTGACCAGTTTGCGTTCCTGAAGCCAGATGATGAAAAACCCGGAAATATCTTTGCTTTCGAAACAGGTTATGGCGAAGGATTTTATGCAAGCTACATCGGTTTCGGAGTGGATGGTGAACCGGTAAAAATTGTATCAGAGTTCATTGAAATTGAAGTTAATTAA